One segment of Solanum lycopersicum chromosome 1, SLM_r2.1 DNA contains the following:
- the LOC101252917 gene encoding aspartic proteinase 36-like: MGSSRAVVQSLNKNFTIPDNSGLLAYFASDLFYFHKILRTSLIAKSSTTIIFGGHYNVYLQSIFVHERILPIDPEAFANSGDRGTIVDFDTSLVYLVTEAYESVVNAINVVVSPSAKQSHQQSSHAISFLQENIAEVFPTISLNFAGDASMNLTPTDYFKDMGFVDGAAKWCIHFIRRNLSLTTLGDIVLKDRIIVYDLARQRIGWVHYL, from the exons ATGGGATCTTCTCGAGCAGTTGTTCAGTCTCTTAATAAGAACTTTACTATCCCAG ATAATAGTGGCTTATTAGCCTATTTTGCATCAGATTTGTTTTACTTTCACAAAATTCTAAGGACTTCGTTGATTGCCAAATCTTCAACAACGATTATTTTCGG GGGTCATTACAATGTGTATTTGCAGAGCATTTTTGTACATGAAAGAATTTTACCTATTGATCCAGAGGCTTTTGCAAACTCTGGTGACCGAGGAACTATAGTTGATTTCGATACAAGTTTAGTTTATCTTGTCACCGAAGCATATGAATCAGTTGTCAATGCT ATAAATGTAGTTGTTTCACCTTCAGCTAAGCAATCACATCAGCAGTCTTCCCATGCTATTTCATTTCTTCAAG AGAACATAGCCGAGGTGTTTCCTACAATTTCTCTAAACTTCGCTGGTGATGCATCCATGAATTTAACACCAACAGACTATTTCAAGGATATGGGTTTTGTT GATGGTGCTGCTAAGTGGTGCATTCACTTTATAAGAAGGAATTTAAGCTTAACAACTCTAGGAG ATATTGTGCTTAAAGATAGGATCATTGTATATGATTTGGCTCGACAAAGAATTGGTTGG GTTCATTACCTGTGA